The stretch of DNA TCCGAGTATACAAACAGGGTGACCTTGAAAACTGTATTTGAACGCAACGATGGTGGAATGGGATTTGCTGGCCGGAGAATAGTGATTGGAGGGTGGGTTAAGTCGTCCAGGGAGATCAGGAAGGACCCGGAACCGGCTCCGGAGGATGTGGGGACTAAAGACGTGAGCTGTGTGGAGGTTCTTCAATCCCGAATCCCACTTATCAGGTCAATCATGAAGGTTTTTGGAGGGGGAGACTTTCGGGTTCGTGAGAAATTGGACTCTGCTGTGCAAAAACTGCCCCAGCCATCAGTTTCGTTTTTGCAACTCAGTGATGGCTCCTGCGTGCAGAGTCTTCAGGTATACTCACTCGATACGCTCACTTTCTGTTCGACAAAATGCCTCTTcgttttttgtcttttcttaTGCGATTAGAAACTTggaaaaaattgcaatttcagTCCCTTGCTAgctattttaactaaaattgcatttttttctctagaaactttttaaaattacaaatgtaCGGTGTATCTCGTAGGTAGTGGTGGACTCTGAGCTGGGTCGTCCTTGCCAAGTTATGCCTACTGGAACATGCATATTAGCAGAAGGTATATTGCAGCCTGTATCATTGAAGGGGAAACATGTTATTGAACTCAAAGCAGACAAAGTTCTGCATCTTGGAACAGTTGACCAAAATAAGTATCCACTAACAAGAAAACGCTTGCCTCTGGAGTTGTTAAGGGATTGTTGTCACTTCCGGACAAGAACAACAACGGTGATAATACTCTTTTCAGCTTTCGCTTTTCACTCACACATCCTTCTTACTAACTGTCTGCTTTGGTAGCATAACTGTTAAGTCAATTTTAGCTGATTTGATTAAGTTTGACTGGTGAATAGGCTATTTATGTGTTTAGTAAAATGACTTACTATATTAGTTTATTGGAacaataagtcaaaattgaaaagGCTAAGGAGAGCAGAGTTTTTGATTAGTTAATTAGCCTTGACCATTTTACTCTTACTATTCCTAATTTATAACtctcttgttgttgttccagtcTTTCCccttttactttttgtttccgtaataacaataataattttctttttgatttcaCTCATCATTGtaatccataataataataaataaataaaaattgtaaaagtaatttaagagttaataaatatatgacAGATCATTTTACATACAATTAACTAAAACTAAATAACTAATACTATCAGTTGGTTAAACCAGCTAACCCaattagctatcagctaatttaaTCAGCTATCCGCTATTCCGTCATTTATCACACCCAAAATctattttagcattttagaggtGAAGTATTTGCTAATTATGTTCAGAACCTGGATCTGATCGAATATTGAGtcttattactatatatatatatagaagctTCTCATAGATCATACAAATATTAACATATCGGGAACTTATTTAGTtgctttttacttttctttggTGTTAAGGTTGTTGAATGTCCAATGTTTCTTTAGTTATCTAGTTGCTTGGTTTTGCAGGTGGCATCTGTTATGCGAATCCGTAGTGCCCTTACACAGGCAACGCATTCCTTTTTTCAAGATAATGAATTTCTGTTTGTGCAAGTGCCTGTAATTACTAGCACTGTCTTTGAAGAATGTAGCAAAAAATTTCTAGTCTCTACTGTACTACCCAAGGATGGTAGTAGTACAGATGGCATCAGTCTTGAAGCCATCAAAGCTTCTATCAATGAAAAATCCAAACAAATAGAAGAACTTAGAAGAAGTGGAAGCAATAAGGAAGCCGTGGTTGCAGCAATTCAGGATCTAAAGAAAACAACTGAGCTTGTATCGAAGTTAGAAGCTAAGGGAAAACCGAAATCGGGAACTTCACTTGAAGAAGATAAATTTGATCTCTgtcaagatttcttttctaGCCAGATGTATTTGACGGTTTCTGGCCGCCTTCATTTGGAGAGTCAAGCGTGTGCTCTTGGAAATGTTTACACATATGGTCCCAGGTTTCGAGCTGAGAAATCAGAATCAAAGAAGTCATTAATAGAGATGTGGATGTTTGAGACTGAAATAGCTTTCTCTGCATTAGAGGTATTCTCTGCTTTTGGCCACACAAAACAGTTTAATGAAATAGGTATTTTTCCTTGCTATGTTACCCATTTTTCGGATTCCAGGATGCCGTGCAGTGTGCAGAGGACCTGTTGAAGTTTGTTTGCAAATATGTTCTAGAGAAGTCCGCTGAAGATGTAAACTTTCTTTCAAAGCGAGTTGATAAAACGATTGTGGAGAACCTCCAGTTCATGACATCAGGTTCGCTTGAAAAGATTTCTTATACAGAAGCCGTGGAGATTTTGAAACAGGTAAAGGTCTTTTGTCACGTACTCACGTTCATTGAGTGCTTTGCTCGTAAAATCAAACACTTTGAGTGTCGTCACGCATTCTTGATATTGTAAACAGGTCACTGAAAAGAAATTTGAAAGCAATATAGAGTGGGGAGTTCCACTGAGTGATGAACACACCAGGTATAGAATCAGTTTATCCAATCCATATCCAGGGGGcaagataaattttttttttgagtactactgactctgttacaatgtagtatctgttcataactactttctcaacctactgaagcacaaagagtcaacagttgcctccacaaAGGGGCAAGATAAATTTAAGTTCTCATTCAGCATTGTCTTATGGGTGACAGCTATCTGGTGGACGAAATATATAAAAGGCCGGTCATTATATATAACCATCCAAAAGAAGCGAAGCCATTCTATGTGCGCCTCAATGATGATGCGAAAACAGTAGCAGCATTTGATCTACTTTTGCCAAAGgtaattgaaagttgaaacaatcaattccttcattttcctttttcaatcCTGGTTGCTGCAATTCCCATCATTTACTGATCTCAAGCCCAAACGGTTTCAGGTTGGAACTCTAGTTAGAGGAAGCCAGAGCGAGGAACGCCTTAATATTCTGAGCTCAAGGTAAGGGCACATCACTTAACACTGGCCATTTCCTTTATTGCATGCTCTTCGTCGTACCTTTTCCATTGTCAGCTAAGAAAAAGTTTAAATGTTTTCAGGATTGAGGAACTCGGGTTGTCTAAACAACAATACGAGTGGTACTTGGATCTTCGCAGGCATGGCGCTGTCAAGAGCTCCGGTTTCAGCTTAATGCTTGACTCGCTTGTTCTCTTTGCCACTGGCCTCAGTGATATCAGAGATGTTGTTCCCTTCCCCATAAGTCCTGCCAAACCCAGTGCTTAAGCTTTTCTGtgaaggaattgaaattcctaaaGATCAATGGCTACTCTGAGAGTAACTAATCTGTAATGCTTAGCTTGTCCGTGTACACATTTGATGCTTTGCCAACATCAAATTCTCACACATATGGATACAGAATGAATTACAGATGTTTGTTACAAGAATTAGTGGTTGATGCCTTAATACAAAATCTCTTTTCAACCCTCTCTTCATCTTTATGTGGTCCTTACTTCCTTTATATAAGTTAATACAATAGAATGACATTATTTAAATCACAAGTAGATTTGGGACAagactttcactttttttttttcttttttttttcatccaatAATATTCATACACATAGCAAAAACTATACTTTATGAGATTACATATACTATTTTCTCATATCCTAAGTTACTCTTATGAATCAATTGTTATTTCCAAAGATTATTGCACATCTTTTTCAATGGTAGTGCCGAGAGTGGTGTATTTGTTAGGGGACTAAAGTGAGCAGAAAGcaataataatagtcaaataattataaggaaaaatTACAATGTTACTAAATTATACGATAATTGTAAAATCCGACCCTAATTACATTTCGTTATTAAGTTATtgttggcgttgcactttttatctatttactaacaaaatattaaggacgaaatttgcaccgttactataattaaaagacgaaaagtgagcacgaaaaTGAATTTCTGTTTGTGCAAGCTAAGAGTCCATAATTACAAGCACTGAAAGCAAAGTATCTTGTTGAAAAATCACAAGATTTTGAGTGTTGTGTTGTTGATATTGTAAACAGGTCACTGAAGAGAAATTTGAAAGCAATATAGACTGGGGAGTCCCACTAAATGAGCAGTGGAGCACAgacaatcattatttcatggacTATAGTTTAGACATTTgtgtaaatcataaataaaaaatacatttttaatatactaaaaatacattatttgtatgcataaaatatattatttgtgagtacattaattttttatatattatcaaataatgtatattcaatatacataaataatatatttttaatatattaaaaatgtatattgcatttatTGTTCACaaagctatgtggaccatagtccacacaataatttgtcaagcACAGGTGTACCCTTGTGAAATATGGGCTGCAATGTGGGCCTAGACAGCGTATGGGCTTTAGCAGTACAATTTAAATCAGATCCATTGGGAACATTGGATTAGAGATTTCGTCAATATAAAAGGAGTATAACCCTAGCTCATCGTTCAATCCTCACTTCGAAGGAGCTTTCAACGCAGCGTCGCAACCAGGTTTGATACCTCATCTATACTCagcttatatgtatatattatatagttgtATGATTGTAAAGCTTGATTAACATGTAAGTCGTTTTTTTTGCTGTTTTTGCTCATGAATGTTTTTTATGTGGTTAGCAATCTACCTGCTTTCCAATTGAACTGTTTCCTTTAGAAATCATGTATCTACGGATTCGTATGTTTTAGAGGCCATTCATATCAATCAGTTATTTCCGAAGATTATTGCATAGCATTTTCGATGTTAGTGCGTAGAATGGTGTTTTTGCTTTGCATTTGCAAGTATGGTGTTAAAAATTGGACAGCTTTTCTTTGATATGTCAATGATGGAAAGTAATGAAATGAGTGAATCGAATCTATGTGATTCTTGTAATTATACTCTAAATCATATACGAATTCAACTTGAACATAGGAAAGAgccattaaaaaatttacatattCCTTACATTTATTGTGTGACTTTTAAGATTAATGCATACTGTGTTTTACTTAACTACTTTGATTTGGAACATCCCATTTTTCTATGTATTTTCTGTGCATTCAGTTGgaggatttaatttttttttcttttcaatattgatttttttgttaGTGCTTTTCATTTCTTAAATCTTGATTGTACTATATGGTTTTATATATTGTAGAAACAATGGCTGTCCCGTTGCTTGATAAGAAGATTGTGAAGAAGCGCGTGAAGAAGTTTAAGAGGCCACAGAGTGACCGCTACATCTCTGTTAAGGTATGATGTTCATATGAACTTATCTTTATTGTTTTGATCATTATAATTGGTGGGGGTTGTGGGGGTCAGGATTGCTGGTGTCTTAGCATTTGAATAAATATGCAATGTTGTTTTCTAATTTCTTTATCCTAGCTGCCTTTAGAAAGTCTTCCCTTTGCCTTAAACCATTATCTATTGAGTAAGCATTGAGTATTgccttcaagtcttcaacttcAGGGATACCACATATCCTTGGAAATAATGAGAAGGGGTATGTGTTGTATGGCTAATTGGTGTGTCATATGCAATGCCCATCTAAGATGAATTGGTTTACCGTTAAGATGCAACTTTCTATTTCTTGTTGGATTGACATTGTTTATTGTAGGAAAGCTGGCGTAGGCCTAAGGGTATTGATTCCCGTGTGAGGAGAAAGTTTAAAGGATGCACTCTGATGCCCAACATTGGCTATGGTTCAGACAAGAAGACCCGCCACTATCTACCAAATGGTTTTAAGAAATTCCTTGTGCATAATGTTCAAGAATTGGAACTCTTGATGATGCACAACAGGTGTGTAATGATTTTGACTATGTTGTATAATCTCAAAGTTCCACAGATACCATTTCCAGCAATATGGTTGTgcttactaattgattgattgGTTTTTAGGACTTACTGTGCGGAGATAGCACACAATGTTTCGAcgaagaaaagaaaggaaattgtTGAGCGCGCAGCACAGTTGGATGTTGTTGTGACCAACAAATTGGCAAGGTTGCGTAGCCAGGAAGACGAGTGAGCTACTCAGCAAACATGACAGCTGCTTTGCAGCTAAACTTTCTGTGTTATTTAGTATTGCAAGAACAATGAAAACATTCTGTGaagttttgtttgaatttttcagTGAAAACATTACTATCTAGTTTTCTGAGAGATCCTTGTATCAGTTCATGCTCACTGCTAACAGGGTTTGTTCTATCCACTTAGGAATCATTTCGTGTTCAGTCTATATATTGGCATTGGTTAAAGTTATATGGGAAAAGGTTTAAATTGGTTATTGAGCTGAATATGAAAATGCatccattgaacttaaaaaaaatacaatcaaatcattgaatattttaaaataatgctATGTATTTTAAATAACTGGTTGCCTCATATATTTTGGGTAAACAATATGATGTGGGaaataaaaattcttatttGGAAGCTATTTTGACCCCCttttttttgttgcattttcttttcttttttccttccaCCGTGCATCATATCATCAGTAGGTGTGAGCAAGATCTGGATAAATCGAGAAACTTGATCAACATGAAACCCGCACTTCATAGCAAAATGGGTATTCAAAGTTCGAGAATTTCAATTCGATCCAATATCTGTAACTTTAGTGGGTATGTTTGCTTCTCACTTACGACATGGTTCTTATAATGAACGCAAACAGACTCAATACGACCATTTTAATCTTTGTCGTATATACTCTCATTCTTCTCACTTACGACATGGTTCTTATAATGAACGCAAACAGACTCAATACGACCATTTTAATCTTTGTCGCATATATTCTCTCATTCTCTCTCCCGTATTCTTTTCAATTGATTTTAAAAGAgtattaatttgaaatataagAATATGATCCATGTTAATTAAtcacacaaataattaaaattaacatgacctagcAGGTAAgtagaataattattaatatttttattaataaaggtTATTACATTGAGCTTAAAGAGTCCATCAATTACATAACATTTGGCTACATACATTCCACTTCTAGACGAAATTACTCTACCAGACTCGAACACCATCCAGAAACCATGCTTGTTCAATAGAAAACTAGAAACCAAGTTCTTATACGCTTTTAGCATGTACAATACGTTCATAGCCAACTCTATCAACAACTTGTGGCTGGAACAAATGTGTTAAGTTGCACCAATGTCTATGAACCATTCTCTTTAGTTTGGTCCAACCAGGTTTACCTCAATCACCATGACCGAGAGGATGATCTTAAACTCCTTCTAACTGCCTTCCACCGTGTTGGCATGAGAGgacttgttcttcttctttggtGCATTGCAATAAGAAGTCTTGTGTGGTCCATCTTGCCACAACTAAAGCATTTTCATAAAACTACTTATTTGAAACACCTCATTTTGGACCAAGCTTTTGTTTGTCCTTCTTAGAGTTCTTAGACCCATTACCATGCTCCACAATGTAGCCCTTGTTACAAATCTTGTTGAAGATCATATGGATTTCCTCTACTTGACTCAACATGTTTTTTGAGTCCACTATTTTATAATCTAGGAATTGACCAACAACAAACTTTTTTGCCCCAACATCTTCACTCCTATATTTATGGTCCATTTACTCCCACAAcccttttgttgttgttgtaatcgtggtttttttttttttttttttttttttttttttttttttttttttttttttttttttttttttttttttttttttttttttttttttttttttttttttttttttttttttttatattttataaaatgttTTNNNNNNNNNNNNNNNNNNNNNNNNNNNNNNNNNNNNNNNNNNNNNNNNNNNNNNNNNNNNNNNNNNNNNNNNNNNNNNNNNNNNNNNNNNNNNNNNNNNNNNNNNNNNNNNNNNNNNNNNNNNNNNNNNNNNNNNNNNNNNNtttttttttttttttttttttttttttttttttttttttgtttttgtttatttgtttgtttgtttgtttgtttgtcctttttgtttgtttgtttgattttttttttttttttttttgtacattgtACAACAAGTCTTACAGCATATTCAATATATAGTTTTGGTAAAGAAAGTCAAAGTGATTCTAGACCTCGGTTACACTGATGGTTCTCACATCCATATCTTATTCCATTTCACATCATGACCTTCTCAATCAGGAAACTCGCAAgcacactacaagaaaaataatttttagtgatAAAAACTAGTGACCATAGATAAATCGCTCACTAAATGTATTATTTGCGTAGTATTTTTGAGAGTTAAAAATTACTGTAGCTAACTATTTATAATTTAgtgatgaaattttaatttgaaataagggtcaaatagaccactgaactacacacaaaactacaattaggccatcgaactcgaaaAGATTGCAATTGAGTCCCTAAACTacacaaactcatgcaattaagtccaaattgacttgtttatctatTATTGTGCTGACGTGGTggttaacaattttttaaagataattttaattaaaataattaaataataataataataattaaaaaaataaccaGAATTCGTCTCCGGCATTCTTCGTCTCCATTGCCAGGGAGACGAAGGTCCAGCCTTTGTCTCCTAGCCATGGAGAAGAAGGCCGGACCTTCGTCTCCAGCCTTCTTCTCCATGGCCAGGAGACGAAGGCCGGACCTTCGTCTCTCTGGTAGTGGAGACGAAGAAGATCGTCTCCATGGTCGGAGACGAAGACCTTCGTCTCtagccatggagacgaaggctGCCAGAGACGAtccgtctccggcagttcttctgttttttttttaataataataaattatttaattaaaattatttaaaaaatttattttaaaaattggtaACCGCCacgtcatcacaattgtaggtaaactgGCCAATTTGGATTTAATTGCATGtgtttgtgtagttcagggactcaattgcattctttttgagttcgatggcctaattgtagtttttgtgtgtagttcagtggcttatttgacccttattccttttaattttatacttattttgaaaatatactCTTGTTATTGGTACGAAAGATGTTGTTACTCTTGAACAATAAAATGAAATCAAATCCTTGAGTAATTACAACACTCATtaccattttattcatatatatacttttgaacaataaaatgaaaaataagggagaaaaaatgaaaaaaaaataatttaaaagtcaTTGTCTATGCATTAAATATGAAGTAgctctttctatttttttttagtgctactgactctattacattgtagtccactgaggctcaatctcatgaccttccatagagaggtggaaataggctaggaaTCCCATATGAAAGAGTCACTACCTGCTATCTGAGTACAAGATGCTTGACaactcattttatttaaatctattacaattattaagtatttgattcttattatcATTCTTATTCTAATGTTTGACGCATTACTGTTTTTGATGTCCAAAGAAAGTAAGGCTAGGCTGGCGTGAAAGTAACACAAATAAGAAAAGTCTAAACTTGAGGTATAAAGAAGGAGgtgtcttattttttttattttttttattttattattattattattattattattattttttgttttgaaaagaaGAAGGAGGTGTTGATTGCTGAGGACATTGATGAGATGGTGGCCAATTTAATTGGTTACGTTGTACATCTCATTCTGGTGACTACTCAAGGTGATTTCATCACTACTTTCCTTGTTTAAACTCAAACTCTATAATATCTATGTTATGTGGTCCATTTATTTATTCTACAATTGCAGTACAAGGaaattagtaatgacaaataaattaaatttatttgtgttttgaataatgcatgatgtgtgtgtgtgtgtatatatatatatatatatatatatatatatatatatatatatatatatatatatatatatatatatatatatatatatatatatatatatgtatagaattAAATTTCCGTGCGGTGGGGTGTTTTCCGTGCGGTTGTGCAATGATTTTAAGTGCGTAATTTCCcttttttaaggtgcgtgagtattaaaacttaaggtgcgttgttttatttcttaaggtacgtgatatgtatgcttaaggtgcgtgggttgttgaaacttaaggtgcaccattttaaaaccttaggcgtgtacttaaggtgtgtggtttgtgtacttaaagtgcgCAGTGTATTCTCAATTG from Ipomoea triloba cultivar NCNSP0323 chromosome 7, ASM357664v1 encodes:
- the LOC116024862 gene encoding asparagine--tRNA ligase, cytoplasmic 2, with protein sequence MASSEPAPVDTPVTLSEYTNRVTLKTVFERNDGGMGFAGRRIVIGGWVKSSREIRKDPEPAPEDVGTKDVSCVEVLQSRIPLIRSIMKVFGGGDFRVREKLDSAVQKLPQPSVSFLQLSDGSCVQSLQVVVDSELGRPCQVMPTGTCILAEGILQPVSLKGKHVIELKADKVLHLGTVDQNKYPLTRKRLPLELLRDCCHFRTRTTTVASVMRIRSALTQATHSFFQDNEFLFVQVPVITSTVFEECSKKFLVSTVLPKDGSSTDGISLEAIKASINEKSKQIEELRRSGSNKEAVVAAIQDLKKTTELVSKLEAKGKPKSGTSLEEDKFDLCQDFFSSQMYLTVSGRLHLESQACALGNVYTYGPRFRAEKSESKKSLIEMWMFETEIAFSALEDAVQCAEDLLKFVCKYVLEKSAEDVNFLSKRVDKTIVENLQFMTSGSLEKISYTEAVEILKQVTEKKFESNIEWGVPLSDEHTSYLVDEIYKRPVIIYNHPKEAKPFYVRLNDDAKTVAAFDLLLPKVGTLVRGSQSEERLNILSSRIEELGLSKQQYEWYLDLRRHGAVKSSGFSLMLDSLVLFATGLSDIRDVVPFPISPAKPSA
- the LOC116024825 gene encoding 60S ribosomal protein L32-1-like: MAVPLLDKKIVKKRVKKFKRPQSDRYISVKESWRRPKGIDSRVRRKFKGCTLMPNIGYGSDKKTRHYLPNGFKKFLVHNVQELELLMMHNRTYCAEIAHNVSTKKRKEIVERAAQLDVVVTNKLARLRSQEDE